The following are encoded in a window of Kaistia algarum genomic DNA:
- a CDS encoding DUF2274 domain-containing protein — translation MTKLKLGPIADDKPIKVTLELPASLHRDLTAYAEILGREAGQAASDPVRLIVPMLERFIATDRGFAKARARRTPTVEGE, via the coding sequence ATGACCAAGCTGAAGCTCGGTCCGATCGCTGACGACAAGCCCATCAAGGTCACGCTGGAGCTGCCCGCCAGCTTGCACCGCGACCTGACCGCCTATGCCGAAATCCTCGGCCGTGAGGCAGGGCAGGCCGCATCCGATCCCGTCCGACTGATCGTCCCCATGCTGGAGCGGTTCATCGCCACCGATCGAGGCTTCGCCAAGGCAAGGGCGCGACGAACGCCGACCGTTGAGGGTGAGTGA
- the trbE gene encoding conjugal transfer protein TrbE: protein MMNLAEYRNRNSRLADFLPWAALVGPGIVLNKDGSFQRTARFRGPDLDSAVPAELVAVAGRLNNAVRRLGSGWAIFVEAQRHAAATYPNSIFPDSASALVDAERKADFEEAGAHFESSYFLTFTYLPPAEDAARAETWLYEGREKTGIDPNEVMSGFADRTDRLLRLIEAFMPECAWLSDTETLTYLHGCVSTHRHRVRVPETPIYLDALLADQPLTGGLEPRLGNQHLRVLTITGFPTATTPGLLDELNRLAFPYRWSTRAILLDKTDATKLLTRIRRQWFAKRKSIAAILKEVMTNEQSALVDTDASNKAADADLALQELGADYAGIAYVTATVTVWDADPRIADEKLWLVEKVIQGRDFTAMAETTNAVDAWLGSLPGHVYANVRQPPISTLNLAHMIPLSAVWAGPERDEHFAAPPLLFGKTEGSTPFRFSLHVGDVGHTLVVGPTGAGKSVLLALMALQFRRYRGAQVFAFDFGGSIRAAALCMRGDWHDLGGGLTDGSETSVSLQPLARIEETAERAWAGDWIVAILIREGIAITPEVKEHIWTALTSLASAPVEERTITGLCVLLQSNDLKQALRPYCIGGAWGRLLDAESEHLGTATVQAFETEGLIGTDAAPAVLAYLFHRIEDRLDGSPTLIIVDEGWLALDDEGFAGQLRGWLKTLRKKNASVIFATQSLSDIDGSAIAPAIIESCQTRLFLPNERAIEPQITAIYRRFGLNDRQIEIIARAMPKRDYYCQSRRGNRLFDLGLSDVALSLCAASSRQHQQLIADIHARVGTNGFLYEWLCENRLAWAADMIGDLTNVVPPNTISSTEIKEIMP, encoded by the coding sequence ATGATGAACCTCGCCGAATATCGCAATCGCAACAGCCGACTTGCCGACTTCCTGCCCTGGGCCGCACTCGTCGGCCCCGGCATCGTGCTCAACAAGGATGGCAGCTTCCAGCGCACCGCGCGGTTTCGTGGCCCCGATCTGGATTCAGCCGTGCCCGCCGAACTGGTGGCCGTCGCCGGCCGTCTCAACAATGCCGTCCGGCGTCTGGGTTCCGGCTGGGCGATCTTCGTCGAAGCGCAGCGCCATGCCGCCGCGACCTATCCGAACAGTATTTTCCCGGATTCCGCATCGGCGCTGGTCGATGCCGAGCGCAAGGCCGATTTCGAGGAAGCCGGCGCACATTTCGAGTCCAGCTACTTCCTGACCTTCACCTATCTGCCGCCCGCCGAGGACGCCGCCCGCGCGGAAACCTGGCTCTATGAGGGCCGGGAGAAGACCGGGATCGACCCCAATGAGGTGATGAGCGGCTTCGCCGATCGCACCGACCGGCTGTTGCGGCTGATCGAAGCCTTCATGCCGGAATGTGCGTGGCTGTCCGACACCGAGACGCTGACCTACCTACATGGCTGCGTTTCCACGCACCGGCACCGCGTCCGCGTTCCCGAAACCCCGATCTATCTCGACGCGCTGCTGGCTGACCAACCGCTGACCGGCGGGCTGGAGCCACGCCTTGGCAATCAGCATCTGCGCGTTCTCACCATCACCGGCTTCCCGACCGCGACGACGCCCGGCCTGCTCGACGAGCTGAACCGGCTGGCCTTTCCCTATCGCTGGTCCACCCGCGCGATCCTGCTCGACAAGACCGATGCGACGAAACTGCTGACCAGGATCAGGCGGCAGTGGTTCGCCAAGCGCAAGTCTATCGCCGCCATCCTCAAGGAGGTGATGACCAACGAGCAATCCGCGCTGGTGGACACGGATGCGTCGAACAAGGCGGCGGATGCCGATCTCGCGCTTCAGGAACTCGGCGCGGACTATGCCGGCATCGCTTATGTCACGGCCACCGTGACGGTATGGGACGCCGATCCGCGCATTGCCGACGAGAAGCTGTGGCTGGTCGAGAAGGTCATCCAGGGTCGCGACTTCACCGCGATGGCGGAAACCACCAACGCGGTGGATGCCTGGCTCGGATCGCTGCCCGGCCATGTCTACGCCAATGTCCGGCAACCGCCGATTTCCACGCTCAATCTCGCCCACATGATCCCGCTTTCGGCGGTGTGGGCGGGGCCGGAACGGGACGAGCATTTTGCAGCGCCCCCACTGCTCTTCGGCAAGACCGAAGGCTCGACCCCGTTCCGGTTTTCCCTCCACGTCGGCGATGTCGGCCATACGCTCGTCGTCGGCCCGACCGGCGCGGGAAAATCCGTGCTGCTGGCGCTCATGGCGCTCCAGTTCCGCCGTTACCGGGGTGCGCAGGTTTTCGCCTTCGATTTCGGCGGTTCGATCCGTGCGGCGGCGCTCTGTATGCGCGGCGACTGGCACGACCTGGGCGGCGGGCTGACGGACGGTTCGGAAACCTCCGTCAGTCTTCAGCCGCTCGCCCGCATCGAGGAGACGGCCGAACGCGCCTGGGCGGGCGACTGGATCGTAGCCATCCTGATCCGCGAAGGCATTGCCATCACCCCGGAGGTGAAAGAGCATATCTGGACGGCGCTGACCTCGCTGGCGTCCGCGCCCGTGGAAGAGCGCACCATCACCGGCCTCTGCGTCTTGCTCCAGTCGAACGATCTGAAACAGGCGCTGCGGCCATATTGTATTGGCGGCGCCTGGGGCCGGTTGCTCGACGCGGAATCCGAGCATCTCGGCACCGCCACGGTCCAGGCGTTCGAGACCGAGGGGTTGATCGGCACCGATGCGGCCCCGGCCGTTCTCGCCTATCTGTTTCACCGGATCGAGGACCGGCTCGACGGATCGCCGACGCTCATCATCGTCGATGAAGGCTGGCTGGCGCTCGACGACGAAGGGTTCGCCGGCCAGCTCCGGGGGTGGCTGAAGACGCTGCGCAAGAAGAACGCCAGCGTCATCTTCGCCACGCAGTCGCTATCGGACATCGACGGCTCGGCCATCGCGCCCGCCATCATCGAAAGCTGCCAGACCCGGCTATTTCTGCCGAACGAACGGGCGATCGAGCCGCAGATTACCGCCATCTATCGCCGCTTCGGCCTCAACGATCGCCAGATCGAGATCATCGCACGGGCGATGCCCAAGCGCGACTATTACTGCCAGTCGCGGCGCGGCAATCGCCTGTTCGATCTTGGCCTCAGCGACGTGGCCCTGTCGCTTTGCGCCGCGTCTTCGCGCCAGCATCAGCAACTCATTGCCGATATTCATGCGCGCGTGGGCACGAACGGCTTCCTCTACGAATGGCTCTGCGAGAACCGCCTTGCCTGGGCCGCCGACATGATCGGCGACCTCACCAATGTCGTCCCCCCGAACACTATTTCGTCCACTGAAATCAAGGAGATCATGCCATGA
- the trbF gene encoding conjugal transfer protein TrbF gives MFKRPSTHYGKSPQPETPYQRAAQVWDDRIGSARVQSRNWRFMAFGSLALSAGLSAALVWQSTSGSIVPWVVQVDKLGQAQAVAPAVADYRPTDPQIAFHLARFIEQVRAIPADAIIVRQNWLRAYEFTTQAGALALNDYARANDPFTKVGKQQIAVEVSSVIRASPDSFRVAWIERRYQDGSLAATERWSAILTVVVQTPRDAEKLRVNPLGIYVNAINWSKELGQ, from the coding sequence ATGTTCAAACGACCTTCCACCCACTACGGCAAATCCCCTCAGCCCGAGACGCCCTATCAACGGGCAGCGCAGGTTTGGGACGACCGCATCGGTTCCGCTCGCGTGCAGTCGAGGAACTGGCGCTTCATGGCCTTCGGCTCGCTCGCCCTGTCGGCGGGCCTGTCCGCCGCACTGGTCTGGCAATCCACCAGCGGCTCTATCGTGCCGTGGGTCGTGCAGGTGGACAAGCTCGGTCAGGCGCAGGCCGTTGCCCCCGCCGTGGCCGATTACCGGCCGACCGATCCGCAGATCGCGTTCCATCTCGCCCGCTTCATCGAACAGGTTCGCGCGATCCCGGCAGACGCCATCATCGTGCGGCAGAACTGGCTTCGCGCCTATGAGTTCACGACGCAGGCCGGCGCGCTGGCGCTCAACGACTATGCCCGCGCCAACGACCCGTTCACCAAGGTCGGCAAGCAGCAGATCGCGGTGGAAGTCTCCAGTGTGATCCGGGCTTCGCCCGACAGCTTCCGCGTCGCCTGGATCGAGCGGCGCTATCAGGACGGCTCGCTCGCCGCCACCGAACGCTGGTCCGCCATCCTCACCGTCGTCGTGCAGACCCCGCGCGACGCGGAAAAACTCCGGGTCAATCCGCTCGGAATCTACGTCAACGCCATCAACTGGTCGAAGGAGCTTGGACAATGA
- a CDS encoding TrbI/VirB10 family protein has translation MNEVDPEKEEGRKPEGPETSDDARPLTGEPVAPMRLRSEPPRVTRLSRKVLAGLGLVASLGVGGALIYALQTSQGGRQNEELLSTDNRATPDGLNSLPRDYTGPVLGPPLPGDLGRPILDARNRGQPVTPPLVGTPANPAVQPGLSAEEQRRLQELEAARTARLFASTETRNAAPTATVTAAVPNLASLGLGVQPATPSAQDRQLAFLDQTPDRRTVSSDRVAAPASPNVLQAGAVISAALITGIRSDLPGQITAQVTENIYDSPTGRILLIPQGTRVIGQYDNGVGFGQRRILLVWNRLIFPNGRSIVLERQPGADTQGYAGLEDGVDYHWWDLAKAAALSTLLGIGAELATDDNDRLVQAIRNGAQDTINQAGQQIVQRQLQIAPTLTIRPGFPVRVIVTRDLVLEPYGGTP, from the coding sequence GTGAACGAGGTCGATCCCGAAAAGGAAGAAGGTCGCAAACCCGAAGGCCCGGAAACGTCGGACGACGCCCGGCCGCTGACCGGCGAGCCGGTTGCGCCTATGCGTCTGCGCTCCGAGCCGCCGCGCGTCACCCGCCTGTCGCGCAAGGTGCTTGCCGGTCTTGGCCTTGTCGCCAGTCTCGGCGTCGGTGGCGCGTTGATCTACGCGCTCCAGACATCGCAGGGCGGTCGCCAGAACGAGGAACTGCTTTCGACCGATAACCGGGCGACGCCGGACGGTCTTAACAGCCTGCCGCGCGACTATACCGGGCCGGTGCTTGGCCCGCCGCTTCCCGGCGATCTCGGCCGACCGATTCTCGACGCCCGGAACCGCGGGCAACCCGTCACGCCGCCGCTCGTCGGCACGCCCGCCAATCCTGCCGTGCAACCCGGCCTCAGCGCCGAGGAACAGCGCCGCTTGCAGGAACTGGAGGCGGCGAGGACCGCGCGGCTGTTCGCTTCGACGGAAACCCGCAACGCTGCGCCGACAGCGACGGTGACGGCGGCTGTACCGAACCTCGCCAGCCTTGGCCTTGGTGTCCAGCCGGCCACGCCTTCGGCGCAGGATCGGCAACTTGCCTTCCTCGACCAGACACCGGACAGGCGCACCGTCTCCTCCGATCGCGTAGCCGCGCCCGCGTCGCCAAACGTGCTTCAGGCTGGTGCGGTGATTTCCGCAGCACTCATCACCGGCATCCGTTCCGATCTGCCCGGCCAGATCACGGCTCAGGTGACGGAGAATATCTATGACAGCCCGACCGGCCGCATCCTCCTGATCCCGCAGGGCACGCGCGTCATCGGCCAGTATGACAATGGCGTCGGCTTCGGCCAGCGCCGCATCCTCCTTGTCTGGAATCGGCTGATCTTCCCGAACGGCCGGTCAATCGTGCTGGAACGCCAGCCGGGAGCGGACACGCAAGGCTATGCCGGGCTGGAGGATGGCGTCGATTACCACTGGTGGGATCTCGCCAAGGCAGCAGCCCTTTCGACGCTGCTTGGTATCGGCGCCGAACTCGCCACCGATGACAATGACCGACTGGTGCAGGCGATCCGCAACGGCGCACAGGACACCATCAATCAGGCTGGACAGCAGATCGTTCAGCGCCAGTTGCAGATCGCCCCGACGCTGACCATCCGGCCGGGCTTTCCCGTCCGCGTCATCGTCACCCGCGACCTGGTGCTCGAACCCTATGGGGGAACGCCATGA
- a CDS encoding VirB3 family type IV secretion system protein: MVGVVEQGQEVPGFTVPVHRALTEPILLGGAPRAIAIMNGTLAGAVGLGLRLWLVGLAIWAIGHFAAVWAAKRDPLFVDVARRHLRIPAHLSV, from the coding sequence ATGGTGGGCGTCGTCGAACAGGGACAAGAGGTTCCGGGCTTCACCGTGCCGGTCCACCGGGCGCTGACCGAGCCAATCCTGCTCGGCGGCGCTCCGCGCGCCATCGCCATCATGAACGGAACGCTGGCAGGTGCGGTCGGCCTGGGCCTGCGCCTCTGGCTGGTCGGACTTGCGATCTGGGCAATCGGCCATTTCGCGGCGGTGTGGGCGGCAAAGCGCGATCCGCTCTTCGTCGATGTCGCTCGCCGCCATCTGCGCATCCCCGCGCATCTTTCAGTCTGA
- the trbJ gene encoding P-type conjugative transfer protein TrbJ → MIRISSRSRARCVASALLAASVAVAPILTTPAHAIIVYDPTNYAQNVLQAARALQQINNQITQLQNEAQMLINQARNLASLPISSLQQLQQSVQRTQQLLNQAQNIAYDVHQIDRIFQQKYGSVSLSATDQQLVSDARSRWQNTVGGLQDAMKVQATVVGNIDTNRTEMSRLVGASQSATGALQATQAGNQLLALQTQQLADLTAVIAANGRAQALNDAERAAAAEQGREQRRRFLTPGAGYQPGNARMFPGSGN, encoded by the coding sequence ATGATTCGTATCTCGTCCCGTTCGCGCGCCCGCTGCGTTGCGTCAGCGCTTCTCGCAGCATCCGTCGCCGTTGCTCCCATCCTGACGACGCCGGCGCACGCCATCATCGTCTATGACCCGACCAATTATGCGCAGAACGTGCTTCAGGCCGCCCGCGCGCTACAGCAGATCAACAACCAGATCACACAGCTTCAGAACGAAGCGCAGATGCTCATCAATCAGGCCCGCAATCTGGCGAGCCTGCCGATCTCATCCCTCCAGCAGCTTCAGCAGTCGGTGCAGCGCACACAGCAATTGCTCAATCAGGCGCAAAACATCGCCTATGATGTTCACCAGATCGACCGCATATTCCAGCAGAAATACGGCAGCGTTTCGTTGTCGGCTACTGACCAGCAGCTTGTCTCCGACGCCCGTTCGCGCTGGCAGAACACGGTTGGTGGCCTTCAGGACGCGATGAAGGTGCAGGCCACCGTCGTCGGCAACATCGACACCAACCGCACGGAGATGTCGCGATTAGTGGGCGCGAGCCAGAGCGCAACCGGTGCGCTTCAGGCGACACAGGCCGGCAACCAGCTTCTCGCGCTCCAGACCCAGCAGCTCGCCGATCTCACCGCTGTTATCGCCGCCAATGGCCGCGCACAGGCGCTCAACGATGCCGAGCGGGCCGCCGCTGCGGAACAGGGCCGTGAGCAGCGCCGCCGCTTCCTGACGCCGGGCGCGGGCTATCAGCCGGGCAACGCCCGTATGTTCCCCGGCAGCGGCAATTGA
- the trbG gene encoding P-type conjugative transfer protein TrbG translates to MTPAFRKFGRPAFRKSAFPALLICTTALAGCATTTPPPEISYDDAAPAVQAVDPPAPVTVVELPRPLPLPGQMKPVETSRRTPESTDPATRVNQANAAARIQPVRDGFINSMQVYPFTQGALYQVYTAVGQITDIALQPGETLVGSGPVAAGDTVRWIIGDTESGTGAARQVHILVKPTRTDLMTNLVINTNLRTYHMELRSTERTYMASVSWQYPQDQLIALRRQNAEAQATQPVASGVDLSRVNFRYEVSGDRAPWRPLRAFDDGRQVFIAFPRGIGQGEMPPLFVVGPEGNTSELVNYRVRGNYMIVDRLFAAAELRFGTERNQKRVRISRTDGRPAS, encoded by the coding sequence ATGACACCCGCCTTCCGTAAATTCGGGAGGCCGGCTTTCCGTAAGTCCGCTTTCCCGGCTCTCCTCATCTGCACCACGGCCCTTGCCGGTTGCGCCACCACGACCCCGCCGCCCGAAATTTCCTATGACGACGCCGCGCCGGCCGTGCAGGCGGTCGATCCGCCTGCGCCAGTCACGGTGGTCGAACTGCCGCGCCCCTTGCCATTGCCCGGACAGATGAAGCCCGTCGAGACCTCGCGCCGGACGCCGGAGTCCACCGATCCAGCAACGCGCGTCAATCAGGCCAATGCCGCCGCCCGCATCCAGCCCGTCCGCGACGGCTTCATCAACTCCATGCAGGTCTATCCCTTCACGCAAGGCGCGCTCTATCAGGTCTATACTGCCGTCGGGCAGATCACCGACATCGCGCTTCAGCCCGGTGAAACGCTGGTCGGCTCCGGCCCGGTCGCGGCCGGTGATACGGTGCGCTGGATCATCGGGGATACAGAAAGCGGCACAGGTGCCGCACGGCAGGTCCATATCCTCGTCAAGCCGACACGCACCGATCTGATGACCAATCTCGTCATCAATACCAACCTGCGTACCTACCATATGGAACTGCGCTCGACCGAGCGGACCTATATGGCGTCGGTGTCCTGGCAGTATCCGCAGGACCAGCTTATCGCGCTGCGCCGCCAGAACGCCGAGGCGCAGGCAACCCAGCCCGTCGCCTCCGGCGTCGATCTCTCTCGCGTCAACTTCCGCTACGAGGTTTCCGGCGATCGTGCGCCTTGGCGGCCGTTACGCGCTTTCGACGATGGCCGTCAGGTGTTCATCGCGTTTCCGCGCGGCATCGGTCAGGGCGAAATGCCGCCGCTCTTCGTCGTCGGCCCGGAGGGCAACACCTCAGAACTGGTGAACTATCGCGTGCGTGGCAATTACATGATCGTGGACCGGCTCTTCGCCGCCGCCGAACTGCGCTTCGGCACTGAGCGTAACCAGAAGCGCGTCCGCATCTCGCGCACGGATGGGAGGCCCGCATCGTGA
- a CDS encoding HVO_A0114 family putative DNA-binding protein yields MTTLKIGIADYDEMKARTQRIARGEEKPSADDPKVWFTSTESFAQVLSSGNRELLRVIHAQAPGSLEELAQITGRAKSSLSRTLKTMASYGLVSMEPGQGRKLMPKVLYDRVALDLPILERQEAKGGRA; encoded by the coding sequence ATGACCACACTGAAGATCGGGATTGCCGACTATGATGAGATGAAAGCCCGTACCCAGCGGATTGCGCGCGGCGAGGAAAAGCCGTCTGCGGACGATCCTAAGGTGTGGTTCACCTCGACCGAATCCTTCGCGCAGGTTCTTTCCAGCGGGAACCGAGAGCTGCTGCGCGTGATCCATGCACAGGCTCCCGGATCGCTGGAGGAGCTGGCGCAGATCACCGGCCGTGCCAAATCCAGCCTTTCGCGCACCCTCAAGACCATGGCGAGCTATGGTCTCGTCAGCATGGAGCCGGGCCAGGGCCGGAAACTCATGCCGAAGGTGCTGTACGATCGAGTAGCGCTCGACCTGCCCATCCTCGAACGACAGGAAGCGAAGGGAGGTCGCGCATGA
- a CDS encoding TrbC/VirB2 family protein: MTASVAIVSLMMAAPAHASGSSMPWEAPLQSILQSIEGPVAKIIAVIVIISTGLALAFGDTSGGFRRLIQIVFGLSIAFAASSFFLSFFSFGGGALV, encoded by the coding sequence CTTCTGTCGCCATCGTGAGCCTGATGATGGCAGCGCCCGCCCATGCCTCCGGTTCGTCTATGCCGTGGGAAGCACCGCTGCAATCCATCCTCCAGTCGATCGAAGGCCCGGTTGCCAAGATCATCGCCGTGATCGTCATCATCTCCACCGGTCTCGCGCTGGCCTTCGGCGATACGTCGGGGGGCTTCCGCCGTCTGATCCAGATCGTGTTCGGCCTGTCCATCGCGTTCGCCGCGTCGAGCTTCTTCCTGTCGTTCTTCTCGTTCGGCGGCGGAGCGCTGGTCTGA
- a CDS encoding toxin-antitoxin system TumE family protein has protein sequence MSEDRDPSLDTLLDLHGQVLVVDPEGGHWVKFVVTCVPVSSEKPHGLDYSLTLHGPSGERLVGFDNAHPVGRQKKREPQDHRHRFQTVKPYAYEDAATLLADFWQVVDAVLKERGVL, from the coding sequence ATGAGCGAGGATCGTGACCCGAGCCTCGATACGCTGTTGGACCTTCATGGTCAGGTTCTCGTCGTCGATCCCGAGGGTGGTCATTGGGTGAAGTTCGTTGTCACCTGCGTCCCGGTTTCGTCGGAAAAGCCACATGGCCTCGATTACTCGCTCACGCTTCACGGGCCTTCGGGCGAACGGTTGGTCGGGTTCGATAATGCCCATCCCGTCGGTCGTCAGAAGAAGCGCGAGCCGCAGGATCATCGCCACCGGTTCCAGACCGTGAAGCCATATGCCTACGAGGATGCGGCCACGCTGCTGGCCGACTTTTGGCAGGTGGTGGACGCAGTGCTGAAGGAACGAGGCGTGTTATGA
- the trbL gene encoding P-type conjugative transfer protein TrbL, with amino-acid sequence MGGTGVIDHFLEVFTQYIDGGFGLLSGEVAFIATTLIVIDVVLAALFWSWGADDDIIARLVKKTLFVGVFAYIIGNWNNLARIVFESFAGLGLKASGTGFSVADLLRPGKVAQTGLDAGRPLLESISDLMGWVSFFENFIQIACLLFAWALILLAFFILAVQLFVTLIEFKLTTLAGFVLIPFGLFGKSAFMAERVLGNVISSGIKVLVLAVIIGIGSTLFSEFTAGFGGATPTIDDAMAIVLAALSLLGLGIFGPGIANGLVSGGPQLGAGAAVGTGLAAGGMVMAGGAALGAAAGGAGVLAGGAAAAARGGAALAGGASTAYSLGAAGHSGASAVASGLGNVASTGAQAAVSPLKRAASKAADSMKQSYKAGARSAFEVTGGSSTAGTIGGEATEAGSSAAPSASAADGPPAWAKRMKRSQQFSHGVQAAAHSVRSGDSHGGGSSINLSESDR; translated from the coding sequence ATGGGTGGCACTGGCGTCATTGACCATTTCCTTGAAGTCTTCACCCAATATATCGACGGCGGTTTCGGCCTGCTGTCCGGCGAAGTCGCCTTCATCGCCACGACGCTAATCGTCATCGACGTGGTGCTGGCGGCGCTCTTCTGGTCGTGGGGTGCCGATGACGACATCATCGCCCGGCTGGTGAAGAAGACACTGTTCGTTGGCGTCTTCGCCTATATCATCGGCAACTGGAACAATCTCGCCCGCATCGTCTTCGAGAGCTTCGCCGGTCTCGGCCTGAAGGCGTCGGGCACCGGCTTTTCCGTCGCCGACCTGCTGCGCCCCGGCAAGGTGGCGCAAACCGGCCTCGACGCTGGCCGCCCATTGCTGGAATCCATATCCGACCTGATGGGCTGGGTTTCGTTTTTCGAGAACTTTATCCAGATCGCTTGCCTGCTGTTCGCCTGGGCGCTGATCCTGCTCGCCTTCTTCATTCTCGCCGTTCAGCTCTTCGTCACCCTGATCGAGTTCAAGCTGACGACGCTCGCCGGCTTCGTGCTGATCCCCTTCGGCCTGTTCGGCAAGTCCGCTTTCATGGCCGAACGGGTGCTCGGCAACGTCATCTCATCGGGCATCAAGGTTTTGGTGCTGGCCGTCATCATCGGCATTGGCTCGACACTGTTTTCCGAGTTCACTGCCGGTTTCGGCGGCGCGACGCCGACGATCGACGACGCGATGGCGATCGTGCTCGCCGCGCTGTCACTGCTGGGCCTCGGCATCTTTGGCCCCGGCATCGCCAATGGTCTCGTGTCTGGCGGCCCGCAACTCGGCGCGGGCGCAGCGGTTGGAACAGGTCTCGCCGCAGGTGGCATGGTCATGGCGGGTGGTGCAGCTCTGGGTGCCGCCGCTGGCGGAGCCGGGGTTCTTGCCGGAGGAGCCGCTGCCGCCGCCCGTGGTGGTGCTGCGCTCGCGGGCGGTGCTTCGACCGCCTACAGCCTCGGCGCGGCCGGTCACAGCGGCGCATCCGCCGTCGCCTCCGGTCTCGGCAATGTCGCCTCGACCGGCGCGCAGGCTGCCGTCTCCCCCTTGAAGCGTGCGGCATCGAAAGCCGCCGATAGCATGAAGCAGAGCTATAAGGCCGGCGCGCGCAGCGCGTTCGAGGTCACGGGCGGTTCTTCGACTGCCGGGACCATCGGGGGAGAGGCTACCGAAGCCGGGTCCAGTGCCGCACCGTCGGCATCCGCCGCCGATGGTCCGCCCGCCTGGGCCAAACGCATGAAGCGTTCGCAGCAATTTTCGCACGGCGTTCAGGCCGCAGCGCATTCCGTGCGCAGCGGCGACAGCCACGGCGGCGGCTCTTCCATCAACCTTTCCGAAAGTGATCGCTGA
- the trbK-alt gene encoding putative entry exclusion protein TrbK-alt, producing the protein MDGKMLARLGAVAFVGVAITAAVIEFTRQPAPAEVSPLTRERGNAAELRQRLRQCRDMGEAATRDPACLAIWAESRDRFLKQGAQASDAPDAPTTLWPSPPTEDPIRKEAEPVIQPEPAKPPVSPDEGAR; encoded by the coding sequence ATGGACGGCAAAATGCTTGCCCGGCTTGGTGCCGTCGCTTTCGTCGGCGTCGCCATCACCGCCGCTGTGATCGAGTTCACGCGCCAGCCCGCACCGGCAGAGGTTAGCCCACTCACCCGTGAACGCGGCAATGCCGCCGAACTGCGCCAGCGGCTTCGCCAGTGCCGGGACATGGGCGAAGCTGCGACACGCGATCCAGCTTGCCTCGCCATATGGGCAGAGAGTCGCGACCGCTTCCTGAAACAGGGTGCGCAGGCGTCAGACGCGCCGGACGCTCCGACGACATTGTGGCCATCGCCCCCCACCGAAGATCCGATCCGCAAGGAAGCCGAGCCGGTCATCCAGCCCGAGCCTGCGAAACCGCCCGTTTCTCCTGATGAGGGAGCGCGCTGA
- a CDS encoding class I SAM-dependent methyltransferase: protein MKIGSELESYVLGHSDEELVRLERQAEIFSEATEAILSLAGLRTGMRVLDLGCGVGDVSLIAARLVGAEGRVVGIDRAEEALSTARRRVAAAGLSNITFESRDIEALQDVEPFDAVIGRFILMHLPRSAAILADLKSVVVPNGLLAFIEMDISSSSAVPPMPLFTRCLDWITTLYRRAGMEPDMGSKLYGVFRAAGLAPHLHGICRVEGGPDATAYDYVAETIRTMSPNLQKLGLATAEELDVETLSARLRQASLEADTCFVFPRFVGAWART from the coding sequence ATGAAGATTGGCAGCGAGTTGGAAAGCTATGTATTGGGCCATTCGGACGAGGAACTCGTCCGGCTGGAAAGGCAGGCCGAGATATTCAGTGAGGCAACGGAAGCCATCCTGTCTCTCGCGGGTCTTCGGACTGGAATGCGCGTTCTCGATCTGGGCTGCGGCGTCGGTGATGTGTCGCTGATTGCTGCCCGTCTCGTCGGAGCCGAGGGCCGGGTCGTCGGCATCGATCGCGCGGAAGAGGCGCTGTCGACCGCCCGCCGCCGCGTCGCGGCCGCCGGCTTGTCCAACATCACCTTCGAGAGCCGCGACATCGAGGCGCTCCAAGATGTCGAACCTTTCGACGCCGTGATTGGCCGCTTCATCCTGATGCATCTGCCGCGCTCCGCCGCGATCCTCGCCGATTTGAAGTCGGTCGTGGTGCCGAACGGTCTCCTGGCCTTTATCGAGATGGACATCTCGTCCTCTTCCGCGGTGCCGCCAATGCCGCTGTTCACTCGCTGTCTGGATTGGATCACTACGCTCTACCGCCGCGCCGGCATGGAGCCGGACATGGGATCGAAGCTCTACGGCGTCTTCCGGGCGGCGGGTCTGGCTCCGCATCTTCACGGGATCTGCCGTGTCGAGGGCGGCCCGGACGCTACCGCCTACGACTATGTCGCGGAAACGATCCGCACCATGTCGCCCAACCTGCAGAAGCTGGGCCTCGCCACGGCGGAGGAACTGGATGTCGAAACGCTTTCGGCCCGGCTCCGCCAAGCGTCGCTTGAAGCGGATACCTGCTTTGTCTTCCCGCGCTTCGTGGGCGCCTGGGCCCGCACCTGA